The stretch of DNA CTATGcctgactctccagcactttgtTTGATCGGACTTATtagttttgaccctgcctgccttggacttTTCCACCACGTCTCTGCCCTGGTAAATCTGACAACCTTCTGTCCCCGATTAAGAGTTTTGCCATGTGTGGACTTTTGCACACTTTTGTTCCCTTTGCGGgtccctcctccagcctccaccCACTCTGCTGATTGTCTGTCTTGACTCTCTCACCTGCTCTCATCTTCATTCTGGTTCATGCCTTCGTGGCCTGACAAGGCAAAATACAGCcataatattttgttttccctctgttaGCAACTTATAGACACACTTTAGAATTCAGAAATGTTTACATATCAGTTTCAGCCAAAAATAACTCAGAAACAATATACTGCAGGTAATATTTTAGTGTCAGATTGACTAGGTCCTAGGATGACATGACTTCTTCCTGTGGAGAAAGTTCAAGCGGTACTGTTCTTCTGGGAAATCTTGGTTCCTGTCAGTCATATGGAAGTTCCTGGCACATTGCTTCTTGCTATTCTTTCAAATGGATTTCTGCATGTATTTAGGAAGAAGTACTTATAGGCCaataaaattaggcttaaaattACAACCAAAGTCAACTCCATCAGGTTGTGCTTGCTTGGTAATCCATTGTTGCTTTTAACAGTCCTATAGTTtgtaaaaatataaacagtTGAGTGAGCATTTCCatccaaaaatatatttaattttctttctttctttcttttttactgaGTCATtaactgttgcaggaggaaaactgTCCCATTGCAGAAATGCAGCATCAGTTGGGTGAGTATGGAACAGAGGCCAGTACCCCCCTGCAGGTGCAATGTCTGAATAAATATTAATCTCTCCCTtctgtcattttccattttcacaacAATGAATAAAGGAAATTTGAATGTACCGGGCACATTTTTGAATTCTGAATTACCAGTTAATCAACAGCTGCCCCTTGATTAATCTTTTTCAAGATGTAAAAAGAATGGAATAGCTTCCTTTTTCTATCTTAGAGCGCAGCTGTGAacacaattttttaaaatgtaaactgTGACTTAATCTacttatgtgtgttttgtttttcttcttttgcagcACAATTAATGTCAAAGAGACCAACCATGAATGACGTTTGGCCTGATAAGTGGGGTGTTTACATTTTAGACAATGAAAGTACTGCCACACGATTCATAGACAAGAAAATTAAAGAGCTTGACTCAATGGTGAGTGAATCTCTAGATTTaagtttaatattaaaatgcagttttcaaaTGTGGGCTTTGCTTTACCAATTTAGGACAGTGAAGAACCTTTCCAGGTGCTGAATTTAGACACTCTGATCCAGATGCACCTGAAGTGGCTCTCCTACTTGCCTCGAGTCAAGCCTTTCTATGCTGTCAAGtgcaacagcacagaaacagtcctGAGGACGCTGAACGCTCTGGGAACTGGCTTTGACTGTGCAAGCAAGGTTCCCGAAAATATTTGAGACAAATAAATTACCTCTCCATTTGTCAACGTTTCAGTTTGCTTACCTGAAATATGTTTTCTTAACAGGGTGAGATTagtcaggttctgtcccttGGAGTAAAACCTGAAAACATCATCTATGCACATACAACAAAACCACAGTCACACATTAAATATGCCTGCGCTCAGGGAGTTAATTTAATGACTTTTGACAATGAAGAggaattacgaaaagtttcccgTTGTCACCCCAAGGCCAAGTAAGTGAAATAAATTGTCCAAAAACATTGTATGACAACCCTTTTTATTTACATGCATTCAGATGATCTATTCGCCTTTATTTACTGCAAGAATGGTTATTCTTTCATGATACTAAGCTACATGTTTTTTTATGGCCAAGTCTAAGCAAAAGGTGTAATATGTCACAATTGATAAATTGAAtacacacaggaaatggagtTTTGAATATATCATTCCAGACTAGTAGTCCGAATTGCAGTGGATGACTCGTCATCCTTCTACAGACTTAGCTCAAAGTTTGGAGCAGGACTCAGCACAACTAGTAGGCTGCTGGAATGTGCTGCACAGCTGGGCCTAGAAGTTGTTGGCGTGAGTTTTCATATTGGCTCTAAATGCAGTCAAAGTTTGGCTTTCAGACAAGCCATTGCTGATGCCCGAAGCGTTTTTGACACAGCGGTAAGTGATGTCAAGTTTTAAGTCATAATTTCTCACATAATGAGTTCCATTATGTATGAAATACAAGTGAAAGTGGGTAATTTGGTCTGGAGGTAGTATAAGGTATATTTGTATTTAATGTTAATCTATGTAAGAGGACATAATCGAAATGAATTAAACTCTTGCAACTACACTAGGTCATCTTATAGATAAAAATTGCTCTTCATTACTACTGGCATCTTCTGTGTTacttccttttctctgtgttctcGAACAGAGTAGGAGTACTTTAGTCAAAGGTAACAATTCTTTCAAGTCCTTTCAACAAGAAGGGTTTTTCTCAAAACTAATGAGGACAATTAAAGAGTAAAGCTAATGCCATGTATTGTGTTCAAGGAAAAAAATTGCTTGAAttggtttatatttatttaacatcaCTTTTTAAGATGTGTTATTCTTTATGAAATTGGAACAAGTCCATTGGAGTTTCACTGAAAGCTGTTGTAAGATGATGACATTTCCTTCAGAAACTGTTGGgcttccagttcagtctgttggacATTGGTGGAGGTTTCTCAGGGAAAGACTTTCCAGTGACTCTTCAAGAGGTACAGAAAGATCCTGTTGATGTAGCTGGACATGGTCTTGGTCCTCGTGTCCAGGACATCTGATGAAATACTGAAATATTTGGTGTTTTACCTTTCTAGTTTTCAGAAGTCATCAATGGAGCACTTGATGAATATTTCCCATTTGAAAGTGGAGTGCAGATTATTGCAGAACCAGGTCGGTACTATGCGGAATCAACCTTCACACTTGCAGCCAACGTCATTGCTAAAAGGGTCATCATGGAAGAtatgagaaaagagggaggtATGTTTTTAGTTGGCCTTTGAGCCAAACTAAACACGCTGCACATCATTATAATTGATTATATGagtcttctttttcctttgcaTTAGAATACAGTATATTTGTGCAGTTTAAGTTGGTTTTGTTGAATTGGCTTGCATTAAAGCCTTTATCAGTCACAAAACTATTCCCACTGTTCAGAAACATACAGTTATTGCCGCCGCATTAAAAAAGAGCCCCAATCAAGTGCTTAGACTTCAACAGCTCAGTGGGTTTTACTCTGGATATTTTCTCATCCCAAATAAAGGTGACAGTCTGCTTCCAATCTTGGACTTAGGGtggataaatgtgtttttgaaggttcTGCTGTTCAAGGTGTTAAATACCCAGCAGGTTCAGAATACTGTGGGTTAGCAGGCACGATGATCCTGTGTCTAAGCAATGTCTGGCACACTGGGTAGTTGACACCATTTCTCAGGCCTATGCTGGCTTTAGTCTCCAAATTCCAGATGATCTGGCAACACACTCCATCAGTAGTGTTACCTCATGGGCTGCATTGAGAGGTTTCTGTGCAGCTTCCTTTTGGGCTACATCATGCATGTCTGCACAATTCTACAGGGTCACTGTAGCACCACAAGCCCCCATGAGCTCAGGAGTACTCTCTGTGGCTGGCGGTGTTTAAGATAGTAGGCCCTTTGTCCCTTGCGACACTGATGGTGTGACTCATCTAAGGTGCAGACCGTGTTGATGGTCTGAACAAGGTTGAAATAGATCAGGAGTTATAATTGTGGATCTATGAGACCGAATGATGATCATCACCATATGTTGTTGCTCTGAACAGGCTGAGGTATTCATGCAAGAGGAGGTGGCTTGGTCACATTGGTGCTTATGTACACAGAGGGCAAAGTCCTGTCACCAGGCACATGACTATGTTGCCATAGGTCTTGGGGATAGGCAGAAAGATGGCATCGTTCAAGGTGTAGACCATAGTGACGGTCATTATTCGATCTCAAAGACCTATAGCTATGTGCATAACTTACATTCATTGCACTTACCTGTggcaaatgacaaaaacatgctTGGAATGTATACGTGGAAAACAATGTTTAAGATATTTATTGGATTCTCCCAAAAAAGAAGTTCCTGAGAGACTGCTGATGTACTACCTGAGTGACGGTGTGTATGGCTCCCTAAATTTTCTTCTAACAGATGGGCAAGTTTCACCCTACCTTCACAGAGTAAGACTAAATAATTTCTCTATGTAAAGAGTAACCACATTTTGTATCTTGTTTAATAATATTGCCTTTAATGATAACTAAATACATGCCAGTTGTGCCAaaattgatttaattatttcatttaGGATTACACTTTTACCTCTTGAAAAAAGTCAGTTGTGATAGTACTTTTGTGTTGGTGACTCTTAAAACCCATCTATCATTCCTTGCAAGTTCTTAAAACAACACGAAACAGCTAAATTATCACATGAttccctttttatttctttgatgtGAGCAGGCTGTGGAGAGCAGTGAGAAGAGATACAGGTCAGTCATCTGGGGTCCGACCTGCGATTGCATTGACAAAATCGTTGACAACTACTTGGTTCCTGAGCTACATGTTGGAGACTGGCTTCTTATTGACAACGTAGGTGCTTACGGCATTTCCATAAGCACTGAATTCAATGGATTTAAAAGATCAAGTATTTACTCTGTTGTCACAAATGAGACTTGGCACACCCTCAACCTTTCCTCACAGTAACAGCTCATTGCTACAGTATCCTAAAAATGTTTCTATTGACATATTAATATAGCTATTTTCCAGATGATTTATTAATATCTATTTTGACAGATTATAGCAGTTAGTATATTGTAACTTCATCTCTCCCCCTAAGGGCTGGTGTGGGGAGTCTCatccttgtcttgatgtttgATTCTTGATGTTTCAGATTCTTCACACTaacctccatctttttcttttttaactaaAGTGCTGATAAATAATGCttggataaaaatgtgtgtgggttAACCCTCCTCAACAGTTCACAAATGAGACTTGGCACACCGTCATCCTTTCCTCACAGTAACTGCTCATTGCTACACTATCCTAAAAAATTTCTATCAATATCTTAACACAGCTATGAAGGCTTTTAATTTACAGCAATTAATATATTGTACCTTTTAATTCTACATCTCTACATCTGGGAGAAAGTTTTCTTATCCTTATATAAATGCGTGATGGTTTCAGACTCTTGTAAacatcttgtttgtttttttacttagACTGGTGGTAATCACTATGTGTGGGTTAATCCAAAAGTTTTTCCAGCTATGTTTGATGGCAAACATATATGATGTCTGTTGGCTGACAGAGCTATTCATCTGTTCTTCACATGATAGAAATACATCATCTGAACGTTTGTCTGGCTCTTTTTGACTGCAACTTCATGATTCAACATTTAACTGTGAACAGACAGTTACATTAAACTTGTTTCACCTTTAACATAAAGCATTTGTCTTTTGCTAGTTCTGGTGAAATGTATTCACGTTTCCACTGTATATACAATAAACTTTGAATATAAAGTAACGTTTCCAGAAACTCAGGCTAACTGCACAGACTTCCTCTGATTTCTTTGTAATGTAAAAGGGTTAAACTGCCTTTATTTGTGTCCCTTGACATCGACATTGGTGGTATgttttgtctatctatgattaAACATTAAACTGTGGACAGTTACATTAAACTTGTTTCACCTTAACTTGAAAGCATTTGTCTTTTGCTAGTCTTGTGAAATGTATTCACCATCCACTGCATGTACAGGAAACTTTTACTATAAAGTAATTTTCAAGAAAGTCAGGCTAACTGCACAGACTTTGTAATGAAAGGGTCAAACTGCCTTATTTGTGACCCTGACATCGACATTGGTCggtatgtttttgtctgtctctcGACAGGCTTGGTACTGCCACACGATTCATAGACAAGAAAATTAAAGCCCACTTCACAACACAACTTATGATGATAATATAACCAagatgggtgagtgggtgtaACACATATATACACTTTTTTGCATGTACCCACAAACCTGAATTCTTGTTCATAGTGAAGACTTCATAGCTGTACAAATTAGAGTTGCATTCATAAGAATTTGCACTCACTTTATAGACTTTTTTAGATACAGACTCACATATAAGCAAACCTAATGGGAACAATTTCTCAGACTAGTGTATATGATAGGATATATATCTCAGGAAAATCAAAGTCTGCACGATGGTCTTTTTaatgtgagcctggtcctactgaaggtttcttctctcctgttcACTTCTCttcattcacattttaatgCTTATTCATGGACttgaaacacaaacattgaGATTAggaatttatttattgtatAGGAACAGATTTGCAAGTCACTGTACATCATACATTCCTTATTGACAACAGAAGCCAATCAATCTCAATTTTGGTCTAAAAAAACCCCCCACTACTATTTATTAATAGTACAGTTTAAGGTTTCTTCCCAATCTACATGGACTTTAAATATCCGAGGAAACTGTTAAGGAGGGTTAACccagacacatttttatccaagcattatttatcagtactttagttaaaaaagaaaaagatggaggttAGTGTGAAGAATCTGAAACATCAAGGATcaaacatcaagacaaggatGAGACTCCCCACACCAGCCCTTAGGGGGAGAGATGAAGTTACAATATACTAACTGCTATAATCTGTCAAAATAGATATTAATAAATCATCTGGAAAATAGCTATATTAATATGTCGATAGAAACATTTTTAGGATACTGTAGCAATGAGCTGTTACTGTGAGGAAAGGTTGAGGGTGTGCCAAGTCTCATTTGTGACACACAGAGTAAATACTTGATCTTTTAAATCCATTGAATTCAGTGCTTATGGAAATGCCGTAAGCACCTATGTTGTCAATAAGAAGCCAGTCTCCAACATGTAGCTCGGTAATCAAGTAGTTGTCAACGATTTTGTCAATGTTGTGGCAGGTCGGACCCCAGATGACTGACCTGCATCTCTTCTCATCGTTGTCCACAGCCTGCTCACGtcaccaaaaacaaaaaagtactCTCACAAATTATTTTTCTCAGGTGGCAATACTGTAATACTAAATAAAATCCTAAATTAAGTTCGCCGGAACTAAGTCACCCGTTGTTATACTTTTAAAAGCACTAATATCAAAGACAacaaatttgaatattttttactTAGTGATTTTTTGTTATACTTACCCTGTGAAGGTAGGGTGTAACTTCATTCTTGTCTGTAAATTTCAGCACAGAATTTAGGGAGCCAAACACACCATCACTCAGGTAGTACATCATCAGTTTCTCAGGACTTTCTTTCTCTGGAAGACACCAATACGTCTCTTAAAAATCATTTTCCACCCGTAGATTCCAAGCATGTTTGGACCACGTCACAGGTCagtgcaaaacaaaacaaaattctCTGAAACACCTATTTCCATTTTGCTGACAATGTTAGACAGTTTGTACTCAGAAATTAGGATTGCACTTATACTAGGCCTGTTCAAAGGTTTCTTATATTTAAATCTGCCATACATGTACAGTGGTGGACAAGAGAATTGGAAGATATCAAATAAGGATGAAAATATAAACCTTTTTGCATCCAAAACATGATTTCATGTCATGATGTTCATGAAatctgcagatgtttgctgtAAAGATGAAATATGTCCAATGCAAGAATGTTTTTGATAATGGCAAAGTCAACAAAATGAAACCGTTTGTATACACTTTATTCTAATTTAATAATACAGTAACGCATATAAAAAGACAATTCAACAAGACCAACTTAAACtgcataaatatactgtattctaatgcaaagaaaaaagaagacttGTATAGTCAATTATAATGATGTGCAGCATGTTTAGGTTGGCTCAAAGGCCAACTAAAAACATacctccctcttttctcataTCTTCCATGATGACCCTTTTAGCAATGACGTTGGCTGCAAGTGTGAAGGTTGAATCCGCATAGTACCGACCTGGTTCTGCAATAATCTGCACTCCACTTTCAAATGGGAAATATTCATCAAGTGCTCCATTGATGACTTCTGAAAACTAGAAAGGTAAAACACCAAATATTTCAGTATTTCATCAGATGTCCTGGACATGAGGACCAAGACCATGTCCAGCTACATCAACAGGATCTTTCTGTACCTCTTGAAGAGTCACTGGAAAGTCTTTCCCTGAGAAACCTCCACCAATgtccaacagactgaactggaagcCCAACAGTTTCTGAAGGAAATGTCATCATCTTACAACAGCTTTCAGTGAAACTCCAATGGACTTGTTCCAATTTCATAAAGAATAACACATCTTAAAAGtgatgttaaataaatataaaccaattaaataaatataaaccaaTTCAAGCAATATTTTTCCTTGAACACAATACATGGTATCAGCTTTACTCTTTAATTGTCCTCATTAGTTTTGAGAAAAACCCTTCTTGTTGAAAGGACTTGAATTGTTACCTTTGACTAAAGTACTCCTACTCTGTTCgagaacacagagaaaaggaagtAACACAGAAGATGCCAGTAGTAATGAAgagtaatttttatttataagaTGACCTAGTGTTGTTGCAAGAGTTTAATTCATTTCGATTATGTCCTCTTACATAGATTAACATTAAATACAAATATACCTTATACTACCTCCAGACCAAATTACCCACTTTCACTTGTATTTCATACATAATGGAACTCATTATGTGAGAAATTAAGACTTAAAACTTGACATCACTTACCGCTGTGTCAAAAACGCTTCGGGCATCAGCAATGGCTTGTCTGAAAGCCAAACTTTGACTGCATTTAGAGCCAATATGAAAACTCACGCCAACAACTTCTAGGCCCAGCTCTGCAGCACATTCCAGCAGCCTACTAGTTGTGCTGAGTCCTGCTCCAAACTTTGAGCTAAGTCTGTAGAAGGATGACGAGTCATCCACTGCAATTCGGAGTACTAGTCTGGAATGATATATTCAAAACCATTTCCTGTGTGTATTCAATTCATCAATTGTGACATATTAAACAAACTTGGCAATAAAAAAACATGTAGCTTAGTATCATGAAAGAATAACCATTCTTGCAGAAATTTAAGGTGAAGAAATCATCTGAATCTATACATATGTGTAAATAAAAAATGCCACTCTTAGTAGACACAATTTGGGACTCCCAAAGTAGACACATTGAAACTATTTCAAATGCATGCATGGGATGGTCAGACATTCCTGTATCTTCCCTAGTGTCTCCCAAACTCTACTCTGGACCTcagtgaaaaagaaataaagaaattattttGTGAAGCAGCTCATCCTTTCAATTTCAAAGAACAGTAAACTTACCTCCAGGTAGTTTATCACAAGagaaatgtgtctgtgtgtgtgtgtgtctgtgtctgtgtgtgtaacccAGAAGGTGTAGCCCATGCTAGAGCCAGGTCAGCCCCAACAATAGAAACTCTTCCCTCATCCAGCAGCATAGGCCTCACCCCTTGAGTGTCGACAAATTTGCAAATGCAACTTTTGAAACAAaatttattgttgttattttagttattttactGATAGAAAATGTTCTTATCACCTGATATACTGGGCTTAATTTGGTACTTTGTTCTGTAGATGAAAAGATCAAGCCGGGAGATTTAGATTTACCATTTgcatttagatttaatatttaagtggaaaatttaatatttacatgtaAGAATTAACTAATATATTTTTAACATGGGAAATTATATTATAATTGTTTAATTGTCAAATAAGTAACTTAACAAATTCACACTGCTGTTTTGAAATTGTTTTGAggctaaatgtgacaaaatgctGCTCTTATTTCTTGAATGAGCCACTTTACAAATGGCACCCTGTATGTTGTTTAACAACGTTTATAGACtacactttatttcacttacTTGGCCTTGGGGTGACAAcgggaaacttttcgtaattccTCTTCATTGTCAAAAGTCATTAAATTAACTCCCTGAGCGCAGGCATATTTAATGTGTGACTGCGGTTTTGTTGTATGTGCATAGATGATGTTTTCAGGTTTTACTCCaagggacagaacctgactgatCTCACCCTGTTAAGAAAACATATTTCAGGTCAGCAAACTGAAAAGAAACGTTGACAAATGGAGAGAGCATTTAATTGTGGAAAATATTTTCGGGAACCTTGCTTGCACAGTCAAAGCCAGTTCCCAGAGCGTTCAGCGTCCTCaggactgtttctgtgctgttgcaCTTGACAGCATAGAAAGGCTTGACTCGAGGCAAGTAGGAGAGCCACTTCAGGTGCATCTGGATCAGAGTGTCTAAATTCAGCACCTGGAAAGGTTCTTCACTGTCCTAAATTGGTAAAGCAAAGCCTACATTTGAAAATGGCATTTTAATCTTAAACTTAAATCTAGAGATTCACTCACCATTGAGTCAAGCTCTTTAATTTTCTTGTCTATGAATCGTGTGGCAGTATTTTCATTGTCTAAAATGTAAACACCCCACTTATCAGGCCAAACGTCATTCATGGTTGGTCTCTTTGACATTATTGTgctgcaaaagaagaaaaacaaaacacacataagcAGATTAAGTCACAGTTTacattggaaaaaaaactgtgttcACAGCTGCGCTCTAAAATAGAAAAAGGAAGGTATTCCATTCTTTTTACATCTTGATAAAGATTAATCAAGGGGCAGTAACTGGTAACTGGTAATTCAGAATTCAAAAATGTGCCCAGTACATTCAGATTTCCCTTATTCAGTgttgtgaaaatggaaaatgacaaaagggAGAGATTAACATTTATCCAGGTACTGCACTTGACGTTGATGCTCTGACTAAGTACCACTATGTACTTTTTATTTCTtgattctttgtttttcttgaacTCAAAGCCATCAAATGTGCCAGTAGGttcttcttgggtttttttctacacatgttcagctccactgtgcTACAACACTGATAAATATAGTAGTGCTAGAAATCATCCTGTGTTAATGTATTCCTTTTGACATTCCAGAATTTGAGCAagtgcacatttgtgtttgtgcactgGATACCCCAAACCACTGGGTTGTTGGTGTGAGTCTCTTATTCATCTCTATCCTTTTTATTGTCACACGATTCATAGACAAGAAAATTAAAGCCCACTTCACAACACAACTTATGATGATAATATAACCAagatgggtgagtgggtgtaACACATATATACACTTTTTTGCATGTACCCACAAACCTGAATTCTTGTTCATAGTGAAGACTTCATAGCTGTACAAATTAGAGTTGCATTCATAAGAATTTGCACTCACTTTATAGACTTTTTTAGATACAGACTCACATATAAGCAAACCTAATGGGAACAATTTCTCAGACTAGTGTATATGATAGGATATATATCTCAGGAAAATCAAAGTCTGCACGATGGTCTTTTTaatgtgagcctggtcctactgaaggtttcttctctcctgttcACTTCTCttcattcacattttaatgCTTATTCATGGACTTGAAACACAAAATTGAGATTAggaatttatttattgtatAGGAACAGATTTGCAAGTCACTGTACATCATACATTCCTTATTGACAACACAAGCC from Takifugu flavidus isolate HTHZ2018 chromosome 18, ASM371156v2, whole genome shotgun sequence encodes:
- the LOC130515029 gene encoding ornithine decarboxylase-like, which codes for MIMWIKDMTCWLATAELSKCLEEENCPIAEMQHQLAQLMSKRPTMNDVWPDKWGVYILDNESTATRFIDKKIKELDSMDSEEPFQVLNLDTLIQMHLKWLSYLPRVKPFYAVKCNSTETVLRTLNALGTGFDCASKGEISQVLSLGVKPENIIYAHTTKPQSHIKYACAQGVNLMTFDNEEELRKVSRCHPKAKLVVRIAVDDSSSFYRLSSKFGAGLSTTSRLLECAAQLGLEVVGVSFHIGSKCSQSLAFRQAIADARSVFDTAKLLGFQFSLLDIGGGFSGKDFPVTLQEFSEVINGALDEYFPFESGVQIIAEPGRYYAESTFTLAANVIAKRVIMEDMRKEGEVPERLLMYYLSDGVYGSLNFLLTDGQVSPYLHRAVESSEKRYRSVIWGPTCDCIDKIVDNYLVPELHVGDWLLIDNVGAYGISISTEFNGFKRSSIYSVVTNETWHTLNLSSQ
- the LOC130515266 gene encoding ornithine decarboxylase-like; translation: MDSEEPFQVLNLDTLIQMHLKWLSYLPRVKPFYAVKCNSTETVLRTLNALGTGFDCASKGEISQVLSLGVKPENIIYAHTTKPQSHIKYACAQGVNLMTFDNEEELRKVSRCHPKAKLVLRIAVDDSSSFYRLSSKFGAGLSTTSRLLECAAELGLEVVGVSFHIGSKCSQSLAFRQAIADARSVFDTAKLLGFQFSLLDIGGGFSGKDFPVTLQEFSEVINGALDEYFPFESGVQIIAEPGRYYADSTFTLAANVIAKRVIMEDMRKEGEKESPEKLMMYYLSDGVFGSLNSVLKFTDKNEVTPYLHRAVDNDEKRCRSVIWGPTCHNIDKIVDNYLITELHVGDWLLIDNIDSSH